The Phytohabitans houttuyneae genome has a segment encoding these proteins:
- a CDS encoding helix-turn-helix transcriptional regulator yields MTAPSRASADRLGRLLNLVPYLLARPGIELAEAAAELGVSDKQLREDLELLWVCGLPGYGPGDLIDMAFDGDRVTITYDAGIDRPLRLTPDEALALVVALRMLAETPGMANRDAIERTLAKLESAAGDLTSAPVEVRLPGNADRLDTLRGAVERRRALRITYYTATRDELTERVVDPIRVLVVAGRAYLEAWCRRAEAVRLFRADRIDALTELDEPARLPGEVRLHDVSGGVYQPGPELPLVTLRVGRGGRWITEYYPCEDVRPDGEEWLVSLRVADLAWAQRFVLGLGPDATVVAPVDLVERVRQQAGAALDQYS; encoded by the coding sequence ATGACGGCGCCGTCCCGGGCCTCCGCCGACCGGCTGGGGCGCCTGCTCAACCTCGTGCCGTACCTGCTGGCCCGCCCCGGCATCGAGCTCGCCGAGGCCGCGGCCGAGCTGGGTGTGAGCGACAAGCAGCTGCGCGAAGACCTGGAGCTGCTGTGGGTGTGCGGGCTTCCGGGGTACGGGCCGGGCGACCTGATCGACATGGCGTTCGACGGCGACCGTGTCACGATCACGTACGACGCGGGCATCGACCGTCCCCTCCGGCTCACGCCCGACGAGGCGTTGGCGCTGGTCGTGGCGTTGCGGATGCTCGCCGAGACGCCCGGCATGGCCAACCGCGACGCGATCGAGCGCACGCTCGCCAAGCTGGAGAGCGCCGCCGGTGACCTGACCAGCGCGCCGGTCGAGGTGCGGCTGCCCGGCAACGCCGATCGCCTCGACACGCTGCGCGGTGCGGTGGAGCGGCGGCGGGCGCTGCGGATCACGTACTACACGGCGACCCGCGACGAGCTGACCGAGCGGGTGGTCGACCCGATCCGGGTGCTGGTGGTCGCCGGCCGGGCCTACCTGGAGGCGTGGTGCCGCCGGGCCGAGGCGGTGCGGCTGTTCCGGGCCGACCGGATCGACGCGCTGACCGAGCTCGACGAGCCGGCCCGCCTCCCGGGCGAGGTGCGGCTGCACGACGTGAGCGGCGGGGTGTACCAGCCGGGTCCCGAGCTGCCGCTGGTCACGCTGCGGGTGGGGCGCGGCGGCCGGTGGATCACCGAGTACTACCCGTGCGAGGACGTGCGCCCCGACGGCGAGGAGTGGCTTGTCTCGCTGCGGGTGGCAGACCTGGCGTGGGCGCAGCGTTTCGTGCTCGGACTGGGACCGGACGCCACTGTGGTGGCACCGGTCGATCTGGTCGAGCGGGTGCGCCAGCAGGCGGGTGCGGCGCTCGACCAGTACAGTTGA
- the tatA gene encoding Sec-independent protein translocase subunit TatA, protein MGALKPWHIAVLVVVLVLLFGAKRLPDAARSLGRSLRIIKAETKHLTDDDERDLAEKADAQHGRQPLPPSSTEQRPAAPPVVDPVQRTRDVS, encoded by the coding sequence ATGGGCGCCCTCAAGCCGTGGCATATCGCTGTACTCGTGGTCGTGCTGGTCCTCCTCTTCGGCGCGAAGCGGTTGCCCGACGCGGCTCGGTCGTTGGGCCGCTCGTTGCGGATCATCAAGGCCGAGACCAAGCACCTGACCGACGACGACGAGCGCGACCTCGCCGAAAAGGCGGACGCGCAGCACGGCCGCCAGCCGCTGCCGCCGTCGTCGACGGAGCAGCGCCCGGCCGCGCCGCCGGTTGTCGACCCGGTGCAGCGCACCCGCGACGTTTCCTGA
- the tatC gene encoding twin-arginine translocase subunit TatC, with the protein MAFSLLRRGPSNFERAADGSMTLIEHLRELRTRLFRASLGILIGFIVGFAMSNWVMDIMDNPYCALPQSKDPVSGKCMLLQLGPADVLLLQLRISLWLGLIVAGPIWLYQLWAFIAPGLHRHERRYAYAFAAIAAPLFAAGGFLAFFVVHTGLEFLLNIGPENIQTTLEVSRYFGFVTNLILIFGVAFEFPLIILMLNLVGLASAKRLLSWWRVAIFAFFAFSAIATPTPDPFGMTALALCLCVLYFAAVGVAFVNDRRKRRRQETFAGLDDDEASPLEYDADAVEAGEPLEAVAPVPAPLPIERRFDETT; encoded by the coding sequence GTGGCGTTCTCCCTCCTGCGGCGCGGTCCGAGCAATTTCGAGCGCGCCGCTGACGGCTCGATGACCCTGATCGAGCACCTGCGCGAGCTGCGCACGCGCTTGTTCCGCGCCTCCCTTGGCATCCTCATCGGCTTCATCGTCGGGTTCGCCATGTCCAACTGGGTGATGGACATCATGGACAACCCGTACTGCGCGTTGCCCCAGTCCAAGGACCCGGTCTCCGGCAAGTGCATGCTGCTGCAGCTCGGGCCGGCCGACGTGCTGCTGCTGCAGCTGCGCATCTCGCTCTGGCTCGGCCTGATCGTCGCCGGACCGATCTGGCTGTACCAGCTGTGGGCGTTCATCGCGCCCGGCCTGCACCGGCACGAGCGGCGGTACGCGTACGCGTTCGCCGCGATCGCCGCCCCGCTCTTCGCGGCCGGCGGTTTCCTGGCCTTCTTCGTGGTGCACACCGGCCTGGAGTTCCTGCTCAACATCGGGCCGGAAAACATCCAGACGACGCTCGAGGTCAGCCGGTACTTCGGGTTCGTCACCAACCTGATCCTGATCTTCGGGGTGGCGTTCGAGTTCCCGCTGATCATCCTGATGCTCAACCTCGTCGGCCTGGCGAGCGCGAAACGCCTGCTCAGCTGGTGGCGCGTCGCAATCTTCGCGTTCTTCGCGTTCTCGGCGATTGCCACACCCACCCCCGACCCGTTCGGCATGACGGCGCTGGCCCTGTGCCTGTGCGTGCTGTACTTCGCGGCGGTCGGCGTGGCGTTCGTCAACGACCGGCGCAAGCGCCGCCGGCAGGAGACCTTCGCCGGGCTGGACGACGACGAGGCATCCCCGTTGGAGTACGACGCGGACGCGGTGGAGGCCGGTGAGCCGCTCGAAGCCGTGGCGCCCGTGCCGGCGCCGCTGCCGATCGAGCGCCGCTTCGACGAGACCACCTGA
- a CDS encoding diacylglycerol kinase family protein has product MTGDIAVLCNPEAGRGRHRDLLAPVLDRLAEADLPVRLLDARTREEAQAACHSAVAGGAAALVAVGGDGTVHLALQAVAGTDVPFGAVPAGTGNDFAVETGVPAEPIAAAAAIAGAIKAARTRPIDLARLTGPGRAPMWYGAVLAAGFDAVVNERANRMRWPRGPRRYDLAIFVELLRLKARRYTLRLDGEEQVRRAVLLAVGNCASYGGGIRIVPSAVPTDGLLDVVLGDVSRATLVRLKGKTYKGTHVEHPQVHTYRARTVEIEAEGITTYADGERAFPLPVTITAVPGAVRLLT; this is encoded by the coding sequence ATGACCGGGGACATCGCCGTGCTGTGCAACCCGGAGGCCGGGCGCGGGCGGCACCGCGACCTGCTCGCGCCCGTGCTCGACCGGCTCGCCGAGGCCGACCTGCCGGTGCGGCTGCTCGACGCCCGTACCCGCGAGGAGGCCCAGGCGGCGTGCCACAGCGCGGTCGCCGGCGGCGCGGCCGCGCTCGTGGCCGTGGGCGGCGACGGCACCGTCCACCTCGCGCTGCAGGCGGTGGCCGGCACCGACGTGCCGTTCGGCGCGGTGCCCGCCGGCACGGGCAACGACTTCGCGGTCGAGACCGGCGTCCCGGCCGAGCCGATCGCCGCGGCCGCCGCCATCGCCGGCGCGATCAAGGCCGCCCGCACCCGGCCGATCGACCTGGCGCGGCTGACCGGGCCCGGGCGCGCCCCGATGTGGTACGGCGCGGTCCTCGCCGCCGGCTTCGACGCCGTGGTCAACGAGCGGGCCAACAGGATGCGCTGGCCACGCGGCCCGCGCCGCTACGACCTGGCCATCTTCGTCGAGCTGCTGCGGCTCAAGGCCCGGCGGTACACGCTGCGGCTGGACGGCGAGGAGCAGGTCCGCCGGGCGGTGCTGCTCGCGGTCGGCAACTGCGCCAGCTACGGCGGCGGCATCCGCATCGTCCCCTCGGCCGTGCCCACCGACGGCCTGCTCGACGTGGTGCTCGGCGACGTCAGCCGCGCCACGCTGGTGCGCCTGAAGGGCAAGACCTACAAGGGCACGCACGTCGAGCACCCGCAGGTGCACACCTATCGGGCGCGCACCGTCGAGATCGAGGCCGAGGGCATCACGACGTACGCGGACGGTGAGCGCGCCTTCCCCCTCCCGGTCACGATCACCGCCGTCCCGGGCGCGGTCCGCCTGCTCACCTGA